GTGCCTTCTTTTCTTTAACAACAAAACTGCCAAATCCAGAAATCTTTATTTTTTCACCACGCGCAAGATTTTCTTTCATTATATCAAACACCGCTTCCACTATTTTAGCCGAATCCTTTTTTGAGAAACCCAATTTGCTACACACATCCTGAACTATATCTATCTTAGTCACATTTTCCTCCTCAATTCTATGCAGTTTCTTTAGTCGTAACTACTCATACCTGAGTGTAGTTACCTTCAGTCTTCCTTCCCTCTGATTTTAGCCTTGGTTAAATTGACAATTCTTTCTGCTATCCTGTTATGCACCTTATCTACTTCATCATCCGTCAGTGTTTTATCAGGAGAACGATATGTAAACCTCAGTGCAAGACTTTTCATGTCATCAGGAATGTTCTTTCCATAATATACATCGAAAACTACCACTTTTTCAAGCAAATCTTCGTTTTCCTCAAAAACCAGGTCCTGTATTCTTCCGCCCTCAACATCCTTGCCAACTAAAAAAGCAACATCCCGTGTGATTAATGGAAACCT
This sequence is a window from Syntrophales bacterium. Protein-coding genes within it:
- a CDS encoding integration host factor subunit alpha is translated as MTKIDIVQDVCSKLGFSKKDSAKIVEAVFDIMKENLARGEKIKISGFGSFVVKEKKARKGRNPQTGDEIEISARKVLAFKSSQVLREALNE